From Streptomyces sp. HUAS MG91, the proteins below share one genomic window:
- a CDS encoding ricin-type beta-trefoil lectin domain protein, whose product MHTPTRSLRSARAGRSARVLLAGILTAAGLLGASAGTARAAGEPVAVWLTTTDDSGGRHVTRGLAQQTPTAFQSGTGSAGTTIDVDENTRYQTFTGGGASFTDTAAWLMNSSGALSQATRDATMKKLFSPTDGIGLSFIRNPMGGSDLARFGYTYDDVPAGQTDASLAKFSLAHDQADVLPLTKQAKQLNPAATVMASPWTAPAWMKDSGQLNGGWLKAENYGTYASYFVKYIQGYQAAGVPVDYVTVQNEPTCCSGYPSMSWNGSGLAYFTKSELLPKLAGAGVKTKVLAHDWNWDTYDAYAAPTVDDAAVRSHPNFGGIAWHGYGGDVAKQTEIHNKYPSLDAFQTEHSGGTWIANQQREDMMNIIDYTRNWAKSVTKWSLAVDQNRGPHNGGCGTCDGLITVHNGDASSGKVDYNIEYYTMGHLTKFVRPGASRIASTASSTVPNVAWRNTDGSKALIAYNDASTAKDVTINWGGQHVTYSLPGKTSATFTWSGTQSGGGDRTGALHGLGGKCLDVKDGSTANGTAAQIWTCYAGSQNQTWTVKADGTVRALGKCLDVASGSTANGAKVQLYDCNGSGAQQWRLESSGDLVNVPAGKCLDVTGNSSADGVGTQIWSCTGAGNQKWTLS is encoded by the coding sequence GTGCACACCCCCACGCGATCACTCAGATCGGCACGAGCGGGCAGATCGGCCCGGGTACTGCTGGCCGGAATCCTCACCGCCGCCGGGCTCCTCGGAGCCTCCGCCGGCACGGCTCGGGCGGCCGGTGAACCGGTCGCCGTCTGGCTGACCACCACCGACGACAGCGGCGGCCGGCACGTCACGCGCGGTCTGGCGCAGCAGACCCCGACGGCGTTCCAGTCGGGCACGGGCTCGGCCGGCACCACGATCGACGTCGACGAGAACACCCGCTACCAGACGTTCACCGGCGGCGGCGCGTCCTTCACCGACACCGCGGCCTGGCTGATGAACAGCAGCGGCGCCCTGTCCCAGGCCACCCGGGACGCGACGATGAAGAAGCTGTTCTCGCCGACCGACGGCATCGGACTGTCGTTCATCCGCAACCCCATGGGCGGCTCGGACCTGGCCCGCTTCGGCTACACGTACGACGACGTGCCCGCCGGGCAGACGGACGCCTCGCTGGCGAAGTTCTCCCTGGCCCACGACCAGGCCGACGTGCTGCCGCTGACCAAGCAGGCCAAGCAGCTCAACCCGGCCGCGACCGTGATGGCGTCGCCGTGGACCGCCCCGGCCTGGATGAAGGACAGCGGGCAGCTCAACGGCGGCTGGCTGAAGGCCGAGAACTACGGCACGTACGCCTCGTACTTCGTGAAGTACATCCAGGGCTACCAGGCGGCCGGTGTGCCGGTCGACTACGTGACCGTGCAGAACGAGCCGACCTGCTGCTCGGGCTATCCGTCGATGAGCTGGAACGGCTCCGGGCTCGCCTACTTCACCAAGAGCGAGCTGCTGCCGAAGCTGGCGGGCGCGGGCGTGAAGACCAAGGTCCTCGCGCACGACTGGAACTGGGACACCTACGACGCGTACGCGGCCCCGACCGTCGACGACGCCGCGGTGCGCAGCCATCCGAACTTCGGCGGCATCGCGTGGCACGGCTACGGCGGCGACGTCGCCAAGCAGACCGAGATCCACAACAAGTACCCGTCCCTGGACGCCTTCCAGACCGAGCACTCCGGCGGCACCTGGATCGCGAACCAGCAGCGCGAGGACATGATGAACATCATCGACTACACCCGCAACTGGGCGAAGTCGGTGACGAAGTGGTCGCTGGCCGTGGACCAGAACCGCGGTCCGCACAACGGCGGCTGCGGTACGTGCGACGGGCTGATCACCGTCCACAACGGCGACGCGAGCAGCGGCAAGGTCGACTACAACATCGAGTACTACACGATGGGCCACCTGACGAAGTTCGTCCGGCCGGGTGCGTCCCGGATCGCCTCGACCGCGTCGTCCACGGTGCCGAACGTCGCCTGGCGCAACACCGACGGCTCCAAGGCGCTGATCGCCTACAACGACGCCTCCACCGCGAAGGACGTCACCATCAACTGGGGCGGCCAGCACGTCACTTACTCGCTGCCGGGCAAGACCTCGGCGACCTTCACCTGGAGCGGCACGCAGTCGGGCGGCGGCGACCGCACCGGCGCGCTGCACGGGCTGGGCGGCAAGTGCCTCGACGTGAAGGACGGGTCGACGGCCAACGGGACGGCCGCGCAGATCTGGACCTGCTACGCCGGTTCGCAGAACCAGACGTGGACCGTGAAGGCCGACGGCACGGTACGGGCGCTCGGCAAGTGCCTCGACGTGGCGTCGGGGTCGACCGCGAACGGCGCGAAGGTCCAGCTCTACGACTGCAACGGCTCGGGCGCACAGCAGTGGCGGCTCGAATCGTCCGGTGACCTGGTGAATGTTCCGGCGGGCAAGTGCCTTGATGTGACCGGGAATTCGTCGGCGGACGGGGTCGGTACGCAGATCTGGTCGTGCACCGGGGCCGGCAATCAGAAGTGGACGCTGTCGTAG
- a CDS encoding alpha/beta hydrolase codes for MQPTTFVLVHSPSVGPTTWHPVAARLEAAGHRARVPSLLHVGDDGPPFWPRVAEAVRAGLAGVPDDSPVVLVVHSNAGLFLPTIRAALDRPVAASVLVDAALPSRTGPTPAAPPELLAFLRPLADERGILPRWTDWWDEADITPLFAGLADPAIRRTVTDEQPTLPLSYYEQRIPVPAGWDDHPCSYLLFAPPYEETAADARERGWTVARLPGEHLHQIVDPAGVARAITELAASHH; via the coding sequence ATGCAGCCGACGACCTTCGTCCTCGTCCACAGCCCCTCCGTGGGCCCCACGACCTGGCACCCGGTGGCCGCCCGCCTCGAAGCGGCCGGCCACCGGGCCCGCGTCCCGTCCCTGCTGCACGTCGGCGACGACGGCCCGCCGTTCTGGCCCCGCGTCGCCGAGGCGGTCCGGGCCGGCCTGGCGGGGGTCCCCGACGACAGCCCCGTGGTCCTGGTGGTCCACAGCAACGCGGGCCTGTTCCTGCCGACGATCCGCGCGGCCCTGGACCGCCCCGTCGCCGCCTCCGTCCTCGTCGACGCGGCGCTCCCGTCCCGCACCGGCCCCACTCCCGCCGCACCGCCCGAACTCCTGGCGTTCCTCCGCCCGTTGGCCGACGAACGGGGGATACTGCCGCGCTGGACGGACTGGTGGGACGAGGCGGACATCACGCCGCTGTTCGCCGGTCTCGCCGACCCGGCGATCCGGCGGACGGTGACCGACGAACAGCCCACCCTGCCGCTGTCGTACTACGAACAGCGCATCCCCGTCCCCGCCGGCTGGGACGACCACCCCTGTTCCTACCTGCTGTTCGCACCGCCGTACGAGGAGACCGCCGCGGACGCGCGCGAGCGCGGCTGGACCGTGGCGCGGCTGCCCGGCGAGCACCTCCACCAGATCGTCGACCCGGCGGGAGTGGCCCGCGCCATCACCGAACTGGCCGCAAGCCACCACTAG
- the cimA gene encoding citramalate synthase codes for MSSSPSEHTGELDASLDAHEVSDAFHVFDTTLRDGAQREGINLTVADKLTIARHLDDFGVGFIEGGWPGANPRDTEFFARAQEEIDFRHAQLVAFGATRRAGGKASEDPQVKALLDSGAPVITLVAKSHDRHVELALRTTLDENLEMVRDTVSHLVAQGRRVFVDCEHFFDGYRANPAYAKAVVRAAHEAGASVVVLCDTNGGMLPAQVQAITHTVLDDTGARLGIHAQDDTGCAVANTLAAVDAGATHVQCTANGYGERVGNSNLFPVVAALELKYGKKVLPEGALREMTRISHAIAEVVNLTPSTHQPYVGVSAFAHKAGLHASAIKVDPDLYQHIDPELVGNRIRMLVSDMAGRASIELKGKELGVDLGGDRELVGRVVERVKERELQGYTYEAADASFELLLREEAEGRARRYFRVESWRAIVEDRPDGTHANEATVKLWAKGERIVATAEGNGPVNALDRALRVALERIYPQLAELELVDYKVRILEGKHGTSSTTRVLISTTDGSDQWATVGVAENVIAASWGALEDAYTYGLLRAGVEPVE; via the coding sequence ATGAGCAGCAGCCCGAGCGAACACACCGGCGAACTCGACGCCTCCCTCGACGCCCACGAGGTCTCCGACGCCTTCCACGTCTTCGACACCACGCTGCGCGACGGCGCGCAGCGCGAGGGCATCAACCTCACCGTCGCGGACAAGCTGACCATCGCCCGGCACCTGGACGACTTCGGCGTGGGCTTCATCGAGGGCGGCTGGCCCGGGGCCAACCCCCGCGACACCGAGTTCTTCGCCCGCGCGCAGGAGGAGATCGACTTCCGGCACGCCCAGCTGGTCGCCTTCGGCGCGACCCGCAGGGCAGGCGGGAAGGCCAGTGAGGACCCGCAGGTCAAGGCGCTGCTCGACTCGGGCGCCCCGGTGATCACCCTGGTCGCCAAGTCCCACGACCGGCACGTCGAACTGGCACTGCGCACCACCCTCGACGAGAACCTGGAGATGGTCCGCGACACCGTCTCCCACCTGGTCGCCCAGGGCCGCCGCGTCTTCGTCGACTGCGAGCACTTCTTCGACGGCTACCGCGCCAACCCCGCGTACGCCAAGGCCGTCGTCCGCGCCGCGCACGAGGCCGGCGCCTCGGTCGTCGTGCTCTGCGACACCAACGGCGGGATGCTCCCCGCCCAGGTCCAGGCGATCACGCACACCGTCCTGGACGACACCGGCGCCCGGCTCGGCATCCACGCCCAGGACGACACCGGCTGCGCCGTCGCCAACACCCTCGCCGCCGTCGACGCCGGCGCCACCCACGTCCAGTGCACGGCCAACGGCTACGGCGAGCGCGTCGGCAACTCCAACCTGTTCCCGGTCGTCGCCGCCCTGGAGCTGAAGTACGGCAAGAAGGTGCTGCCCGAGGGCGCGCTGCGCGAGATGACCCGCATCTCGCACGCCATCGCCGAGGTCGTGAACCTCACCCCGTCCACGCACCAGCCCTACGTGGGCGTCTCCGCCTTCGCCCACAAGGCGGGCCTGCACGCCTCCGCCATCAAGGTCGACCCGGACCTGTACCAGCACATCGACCCCGAGCTGGTCGGCAACCGCATCCGGATGCTGGTCTCCGACATGGCGGGCCGCGCCTCCATCGAGCTCAAGGGCAAGGAGCTCGGCGTCGACCTCGGCGGCGACCGCGAGCTGGTCGGCCGGGTCGTGGAGCGCGTGAAGGAGCGCGAGCTCCAGGGCTACACGTACGAGGCCGCCGACGCCTCCTTCGAACTGCTGCTGCGCGAGGAGGCCGAGGGCCGGGCGCGGCGCTACTTCCGCGTCGAGTCCTGGCGGGCCATCGTCGAGGACCGCCCCGACGGCACCCACGCCAACGAGGCCACCGTGAAGCTCTGGGCCAAGGGCGAGCGGATCGTCGCCACGGCGGAGGGCAACGGCCCGGTCAACGCCCTGGACCGGGCCCTGCGCGTCGCCCTGGAGCGGATCTACCCGCAGCTCGCCGAGCTGGAACTGGTCGACTACAAGGTCCGCATCCTGGAGGGCAAGCACGGCACGTCCTCCACGACCCGCGTCCTGATCTCCACGACCGACGGCTCCGACCAGTGGGCCACGGTCGGAGTCGCCGAGAACGTCATCGCGGCCTCGTGGGGCGCCCTGGAGGACGCCTACACGTACGGGCTGCTGCGCGCCGGGGTGGAGCCGGTGGAGTAG
- a CDS encoding MFS transporter, protein MGREQWKKILVGSAGNMVEWFDWFVYASFATYFAGAFFPDGNPTAQLMNTAGIFAVGFFMRPVGGWLLGRVGDRKGRKAALTLTVTLMSASAVLIAVAPTYAVAGYGGAVVLLIARLLQGLSVGGEYAASATYLTEASAPERRGFASSFQYVSMTAGQIVGLGLQIVLQRTMSDDALHSWGWRIPFIIGALGAAIIFWLRRSMLETEVYAESADDDATVGGDDKGTIKALWAHKREAFLVIALTMGGTVAYYTYTTYLTKYLSNSAGLSKETATLVSFCALVVFACIQPLAGALSDRIGRRPLLITFAVGSTFLTVPIMTLLQHAGSFWPALGLALLALVVVTGYTSINACVKAELFPTGIRALGVALPYAIANALFGGTAEYVALWFKNAGVESGFYWYVAGCAAVSLIVYLTMRETRDIDLSRVQRAEAVQNQPA, encoded by the coding sequence ATGGGACGAGAGCAATGGAAGAAGATCCTGGTCGGATCGGCCGGGAACATGGTCGAGTGGTTCGACTGGTTCGTGTACGCGAGCTTCGCCACCTACTTCGCGGGAGCCTTCTTCCCCGACGGCAACCCCACCGCCCAGCTGATGAACACGGCCGGCATCTTCGCCGTCGGCTTCTTCATGCGCCCGGTCGGCGGCTGGCTGCTCGGCCGGGTCGGCGACCGCAAGGGACGTAAGGCCGCGCTGACCCTCACGGTCACCCTCATGTCCGCGTCGGCCGTGCTCATCGCCGTCGCGCCGACCTACGCCGTAGCCGGATACGGCGGCGCCGTCGTGCTGCTCATCGCGCGCCTCCTGCAAGGACTCTCGGTCGGCGGCGAGTACGCGGCCAGCGCCACCTACCTCACCGAGGCCTCCGCCCCCGAGCGGCGCGGCTTCGCCTCCAGCTTCCAGTACGTGTCGATGACGGCAGGCCAGATCGTCGGCCTCGGCCTGCAGATCGTCCTCCAGCGCACCATGAGCGACGACGCCCTGCACAGCTGGGGCTGGCGCATCCCGTTCATCATCGGCGCGCTCGGCGCCGCGATCATCTTCTGGCTGCGCCGCTCGATGCTGGAGACCGAGGTCTACGCGGAGTCGGCCGACGACGACGCCACGGTGGGCGGCGACGACAAGGGCACGATCAAGGCCCTGTGGGCGCACAAGCGCGAGGCGTTCCTCGTCATCGCGCTCACCATGGGCGGCACCGTGGCCTACTACACGTACACCACCTACCTCACGAAGTACCTGTCCAACTCGGCCGGCCTGAGCAAGGAGACGGCGACGCTCGTCTCGTTCTGCGCGCTCGTCGTCTTCGCCTGCATCCAGCCGCTCGCGGGCGCCCTCTCCGACCGCATCGGGCGCCGCCCCCTCCTGATCACCTTCGCCGTCGGCTCCACCTTCCTGACGGTCCCGATCATGACGCTGCTCCAGCACGCGGGTTCGTTCTGGCCCGCCCTGGGCCTCGCCCTGCTCGCGCTGGTCGTCGTCACCGGCTACACCTCCATCAACGCCTGTGTGAAGGCCGAACTGTTCCCGACCGGCATCCGCGCCCTCGGCGTCGCCCTGCCGTACGCCATCGCCAACGCCCTGTTCGGCGGCACCGCCGAGTACGTCGCCCTGTGGTTCAAGAACGCCGGCGTCGAATCGGGCTTCTACTGGTACGTCGCCGGCTGCGCGGCCGTGTCGCTGATCGTCTACCTGACGATGCGCGAGACCCGCGACATCGACCTGAGCCGGGTCCAGCGGGCCGAAGCCGTACAGAACCAGCCCGCCTGA
- a CDS encoding GNAT family protein: protein MLKGDRIGLRARHEEDIPVLEAGLYAQVATTARADSHPWRPLTPGSPQSRFRVDDDDQRHLVFSVVELADGALVGGANLWGVDLHHRSAHIGLGLLPAARGKGYGTDVVAALCHYAFVVRGLNRLQIETLSDNIPMLRAAERNGFVREGLLRSSAWVMGAFQDDVVLGLLAEDFRRTP from the coding sequence ATGCTGAAGGGCGACAGGATCGGGCTCAGGGCCCGGCACGAGGAGGACATCCCGGTGCTGGAGGCAGGGCTCTACGCACAGGTGGCCACCACGGCGCGGGCCGACAGCCACCCGTGGCGGCCGCTCACGCCCGGCTCACCGCAGAGCCGGTTCCGGGTGGACGACGACGACCAGCGGCACCTCGTGTTCTCCGTGGTGGAGCTGGCCGACGGCGCCCTGGTCGGCGGCGCGAACCTGTGGGGCGTCGACCTCCACCACCGGTCCGCGCACATCGGCCTCGGCCTGCTCCCGGCCGCCCGCGGCAAGGGATACGGCACCGACGTGGTCGCGGCCCTGTGCCACTACGCGTTCGTCGTGCGCGGCCTGAACCGCTTGCAGATCGAGACCTTGTCGGACAACATCCCGATGCTGCGCGCCGCCGAACGCAACGGTTTCGTGCGCGAGGGCCTGCTGCGCTCCTCGGCCTGGGTGATGGGAGCCTTCCAGGACGACGTCGTCCTGGGCCTGCTCGCGGAGGACTTCCGGCGCACGCCGTAG
- a CDS encoding YceI family protein, whose product MGIFGRKNETTETTTAAAAPAGPDLSTVTGDYTVDPAHTTLGFVARHAMVTNVKGGFTDFTGELHLDGSDPAKSTANFDVQMASIDTGNADRDGHLKSADFFKIDEFPTMTFRSTSAESLGGDDYRITGDLTILGTTKPLSIDLEFNGSAKDPFGNERVGFEGKAEILRSEWGLTWNAALETGGVLVSDKIKLNFDISAIKGA is encoded by the coding sequence ATGGGCATCTTCGGCCGCAAGAACGAGACCACCGAGACCACCACCGCTGCCGCCGCCCCGGCCGGCCCGGACCTGAGCACCGTCACGGGCGACTACACCGTCGACCCCGCGCACACCACGCTCGGCTTCGTCGCCCGGCACGCGATGGTGACGAACGTGAAGGGCGGCTTCACCGACTTCACCGGCGAGCTGCACCTCGACGGCTCGGACCCGGCCAAGTCCACCGCGAACTTCGATGTGCAGATGGCCAGCATCGACACCGGCAACGCCGACCGTGACGGTCACCTGAAGAGCGCCGACTTCTTCAAGATCGACGAGTTCCCGACGATGACGTTCCGTTCGACGTCCGCCGAGTCGCTGGGCGGCGACGACTACCGCATCACCGGTGACCTCACGATCCTCGGCACCACCAAGCCGCTCTCCATCGACCTGGAGTTCAACGGCTCGGCCAAGGACCCGTTCGGCAACGAGCGCGTCGGCTTCGAGGGCAAGGCCGAGATCCTGCGCTCGGAGTGGGGCCTGACCTGGAACGCGGCGCTGGAGACCGGTGGCGTCCTCGTCTCCGACAAGATCAAGCTGAACTTCGACATCTCCGCCATCAAGGGCGCCTGA
- a CDS encoding cytochrome bc complex cytochrome b subunit, which yields MSGRTDATAGERVADWADGRLGIHGLGRKYLRKVFPDHWSFLLGEICLYTFVILVLTGVYLTLFFHPSMNEVEYHGSYLPLSGVRMSEAYSSTLRISFDVRGGLLIRQIHHWAALIFVAAMFVHMMRHFFTGSFRKPRELNWLFGWLLLFLALFEGLLGYSLPDDLLSGAGMRLIEGMTLAVPVVGTYLSFFLFGGEFPGHDIVVRFYSIHVLLLPGIMAALVVTHLILVFHHKHTQFPGPGRTERNVVGQPFFPVYVAKAGGFFFLVFGVVAAIAAVATVNPVWVYGPYRPDQVSTGAQPDWYLGFAEGLVRVMPGWEIVLGGHTLALGVLVPFLAFPLWLLLIGVYPFVEAWITGDRREHHLLDRPRNRPVRTALGVAWLTGFLVAMAAGGNDLWATHFHLSVNAITWTARVALFAGPALAFVVTRRICLGLQRRDRDKVLHGRETGRIKRLPHGEYVEIHEPLDRAESFRLTQHEQPAALEALPDTDEHGVRRRVRAAQRLRVTLSRWMFGAGTQVPKARPPEVEEEPRHPSLRP from the coding sequence ATGAGCGGGAGAACGGACGCGACGGCGGGCGAGCGGGTCGCGGACTGGGCCGACGGCAGGCTCGGGATCCACGGTCTCGGCCGAAAGTATCTGCGCAAGGTCTTCCCCGACCACTGGTCGTTCCTGCTGGGCGAGATCTGCCTCTACACCTTCGTCATCCTCGTGCTGACCGGCGTCTACCTGACGCTGTTCTTCCATCCGTCGATGAACGAGGTGGAATACCACGGCAGTTACCTGCCGCTGAGCGGTGTGCGCATGTCGGAAGCGTACTCCTCGACGCTCCGCATCAGCTTCGACGTGCGCGGCGGGCTGCTGATCCGGCAGATCCACCACTGGGCCGCGCTGATCTTCGTAGCGGCGATGTTCGTGCACATGATGCGGCACTTCTTCACGGGGTCGTTCCGCAAGCCGCGCGAGCTGAACTGGCTGTTCGGCTGGCTGCTGCTGTTCCTCGCGCTGTTCGAGGGACTGCTCGGGTACTCGCTGCCCGACGATCTGCTCTCCGGCGCCGGGATGCGGCTCATCGAGGGCATGACCCTGGCCGTCCCCGTCGTCGGGACGTACCTGTCGTTCTTCCTCTTCGGCGGCGAGTTCCCGGGCCACGACATCGTGGTCCGCTTCTACTCGATCCACGTCCTACTGCTGCCGGGGATCATGGCGGCGCTCGTCGTCACCCATCTGATCCTGGTCTTCCACCACAAGCACACCCAGTTCCCCGGCCCGGGAAGGACCGAGCGCAACGTGGTGGGCCAGCCCTTCTTCCCGGTCTACGTGGCCAAGGCGGGCGGCTTCTTCTTCCTGGTCTTCGGCGTGGTGGCGGCCATCGCCGCCGTCGCGACCGTCAACCCGGTCTGGGTGTACGGGCCCTACCGCCCCGACCAGGTGTCCACGGGCGCGCAGCCCGACTGGTACCTGGGGTTCGCCGAGGGGCTCGTGCGGGTGATGCCGGGGTGGGAGATCGTGCTCGGCGGGCACACCCTCGCCCTCGGTGTCCTCGTGCCGTTCCTGGCGTTCCCGCTGTGGCTGCTCCTCATCGGGGTGTATCCGTTCGTGGAGGCGTGGATCACGGGCGACCGGCGCGAGCACCATCTGCTGGACCGGCCGCGCAACCGCCCGGTGCGCACCGCGCTCGGGGTGGCCTGGCTGACCGGCTTCCTCGTCGCGATGGCGGCCGGCGGCAACGACCTGTGGGCCACGCACTTCCATCTCTCGGTGAACGCCATCACGTGGACCGCGCGGGTGGCGCTGTTCGCCGGTCCGGCCCTCGCGTTCGTCGTGACCCGGCGGATCTGTCTCGGGCTCCAGCGGCGGGACCGGGACAAGGTGCTGCACGGCCGCGAGACGGGCCGGATCAAGCGGCTGCCGCACGGGGAGTACGTGGAGATCCACGAGCCGCTGGACCGCGCCGAGTCGTTCCGCCTCACCCAGCACGAGCAGCCGGCCGCGCTGGAGGCCCTGCCGGACACGGACGAGCACGGCGTACGCCGCCGGGTGCGGGCCGCTCAGCGGCTGCGGGTGACCCTGTCGCGGTGGATGTTCGGCGCGGGCACACAGGTGCCGAAGGCGCGGCCACCGGAGGTGGAGGAGGAACCGCGACACCCGTCGCTGCGGCCGTGA
- a CDS encoding oxidoreductase: protein MRLDPGVLRDRLLDATGTVLIQRARITGPLNLDGTEIKALVRFEECEFDGPVSLEAASTLALSVTHSRLPGLRAPTAHIGGRLDLRGTTVDGALNLVHAHIGGGLRLDGARLIHPEGTALEAGGLVMEGGVYCDSGFEAEGLVGFPGAQLPGGLWMRGSRITVGEPDLIAFNGDGLTASTVRLSHGFSTDGRIRLRGAQIEDLLTFAGAELRSDTSSLMCVGARAEALDLRFAAAPRGRVNLRNAHFTRIQDTPATWPPSLGLDGLTYDWLEATAPRRRDDVTNRLAWLRRDGGYRPQPYEQLGLNYRRLGHDDEARRVLLHRQRHRRATLGLASRLWGHLLDATVGYGYRPWLAGLWLALLTAAGWGVFRTHHPVPNKAGEGPPFHALVYTLDLLVPVGGFGQRDAWHWDGTGPQSLAYALVVIGWVLTTAVVAGVTRTLNRN, encoded by the coding sequence ATGCGGCTTGATCCGGGCGTCCTGCGGGACAGACTGCTCGACGCGACCGGCACGGTCCTGATCCAACGGGCCCGTATCACCGGCCCGTTGAACCTGGACGGCACCGAGATCAAGGCGCTCGTACGATTCGAGGAGTGCGAGTTCGACGGGCCGGTGAGTCTGGAGGCGGCGTCCACGCTCGCGCTGTCGGTCACGCACAGCAGGCTGCCCGGGCTCAGAGCGCCGACCGCGCACATCGGCGGGCGGCTCGACCTGCGCGGCACGACCGTCGACGGCGCGCTGAATCTGGTGCACGCGCACATCGGGGGCGGGCTGCGGCTCGACGGCGCCCGACTGATCCACCCGGAGGGCACCGCGCTGGAGGCCGGCGGCCTGGTGATGGAGGGCGGGGTCTACTGCGACAGCGGGTTCGAGGCCGAGGGGCTCGTCGGCTTCCCCGGGGCACAGTTGCCGGGCGGGCTGTGGATGCGCGGGTCGCGGATCACCGTCGGGGAACCGGACCTGATCGCGTTCAACGGCGACGGCCTGACCGCATCGACGGTACGGCTGTCGCACGGCTTCAGCACCGACGGACGGATACGGCTGCGCGGCGCCCAGATAGAGGATCTGCTCACCTTCGCCGGAGCGGAACTCCGCAGTGACACAAGCTCGTTGATGTGCGTCGGCGCCCGGGCCGAGGCGCTGGACCTACGCTTCGCGGCCGCCCCGCGCGGCCGGGTGAACCTGCGCAACGCCCACTTCACCCGCATCCAGGACACCCCGGCGACCTGGCCCCCGTCACTCGGCCTGGACGGGCTGACGTACGACTGGCTGGAGGCCACCGCGCCCCGGCGCCGCGACGACGTGACGAACCGGCTGGCCTGGCTGCGCCGCGACGGGGGCTACCGCCCGCAGCCGTACGAGCAACTCGGCCTCAACTACCGGCGGCTGGGCCATGACGACGAGGCGCGCCGGGTGCTGCTGCACCGGCAGCGGCACCGCCGCGCGACCCTCGGCCTCGCGAGCCGCCTGTGGGGCCATCTCCTCGACGCGACCGTCGGCTACGGCTATCGGCCCTGGCTCGCCGGGCTCTGGCTGGCCCTGCTCACGGCCGCGGGCTGGGGCGTCTTCCGCACCCACCACCCCGTGCCGAACAAGGCGGGCGAGGGGCCGCCGTTCCACGCCCTCGTCTACACCCTCGACCTGCTCGTCCCGGTCGGCGGGTTCGGGCAGCGCGACGCCTGGCACTGGGACGGCACCGGGCCGCAGTCGCTCGCGTACGCGCTCGTCGTGATCGGCTGGGTGCTGACCACGGCGGTGGTGGCCGGAGTGACCCGCACCCTGAATCGCAACTAG
- a CDS encoding SMI1/KNR4 family protein, giving the protein MSSDIRDAWARQPAIEARQVDDAWQRIETWLHRNAPATAALLRPGASDDELAAFERDLGVRIPAGLKALWRRCAGMTAGPGEGTPFLLDRWAPMSFDAVLETYRGQMLMRVTMDEYVSWRPSWIPFASFGPHDNLYGLCLDAETGRIWKWTEIAERTLVHPSLSVYLEDMADALDVPELSPGAPPRVHEGELEWA; this is encoded by the coding sequence ATGAGCAGTGACATACGCGACGCCTGGGCGCGGCAGCCCGCCATCGAGGCCCGGCAGGTCGACGACGCCTGGCAGCGCATCGAGACCTGGCTGCACCGCAACGCCCCCGCGACCGCGGCCCTCCTCCGCCCCGGCGCCTCGGACGACGAACTCGCGGCCTTCGAACGGGACCTCGGCGTCCGCATCCCCGCCGGGCTGAAGGCGCTGTGGCGGCGGTGCGCGGGAATGACCGCGGGCCCCGGCGAGGGCACGCCCTTCCTGCTGGACCGGTGGGCCCCGATGTCGTTCGACGCGGTGCTCGAGACCTACCGCGGGCAGATGCTGATGCGGGTCACCATGGACGAGTACGTGTCCTGGCGGCCCTCCTGGATCCCGTTCGCCTCCTTCGGCCCGCACGACAACCTCTACGGGCTGTGCCTGGACGCCGAGACGGGACGGATCTGGAAGTGGACGGAGATCGCGGAGCGCACCCTCGTCCATCCGTCGCTCTCCGTGTACCTGGAGGACATGGCGGACGCCCTCGACGTGCCGGAACTGTCGCCCGGAGCCCCGCCCCGAGTGCACGAGGGCGAACTCGAGTGGGCCTGA